From Nematostella vectensis chromosome 14, jaNemVect1.1, whole genome shotgun sequence, a single genomic window includes:
- the LOC5503456 gene encoding matrilin-3: MTYVVKACARRAFLQHIPRLFGVQFYGECWGDVDPSRYNIHGLASNCIHGVGEHWSNYVYSMIPCTTKKLNLAFVVDGSGSINNARFGRFREFVKKMAESFPVSATNTQVATVVYSEEPELIFNFGKYNDINEIKTAVDNMPYHGKTTHTGKALKFTLEEVFKKARKNVKNVLIVLTDGHASDLVKKPAQAVRDYGVEVFAVGVGSPDIAELEEIATDPDKDHVFSVDFDEVSNITGGLENQICTD; the protein is encoded by the exons ATGACTTACGTCGTGAAGGCGTGCGCACGGCGGGCGTTCTTACAGCACATCCCGCGCTTGTTCGGTGTTCAGTTCTATGGGGAGTGTTGGGGGGACGTGGACCCATCCAGATACAACATCCACGGGTTGGCATCCAACTGCATTCATGGTGTGGGGGAGCACTGGTCGAATTACGTCTACTCAATGATCC CTTGCACTACGAAGAAGTTAAACCTTGCATTTGTGGTCGATGGTTCAGGAAGCATCAACAACGCAAGATTTGGCCGTTTCAGAGAATTCGTTAAAAAGATGGCAGAATCTTTTCCGGTATCCGCAACCAATACACAAGTTGCGACTGTGGTTTACTCGGAAGAACCCGAACTGATATTTAACTTTGGAAAATACAACGATATCAACGAGATTAAGACAGCCGTGGACAATATGCCCTACCACGGTAAAACCACGCACACAGGAAAAGCTTTGAAGTTCACGCTAGAAGAG GTGTTTAAGAAGGCACGTAAAAACGTGAAGAATGTGCTTATTGTACTTACGGATGGCCATGCTAGTGACCTCGTGAAGAAGCCCGCTCAGGCCGTGAGGGATTATGGGGTCGAGGTATTCGCTGTGGGCGTTGGCTCTCCTGATATTGCCGAACTGGAGGAAATCGCCACAGACCCAGATAAAGACCACGTTTTCAGCGTGGACTTTGATGAAGTGAGCAATATCACAGGGGGCCTGGAGAATCAAATCTGCACAG ATTAA
- the LOC5503458 gene encoding histamine H3 receptor produces MAPLWLSAFALLDVLIVIGNMLTILTFIHSPHLRRRSMYLIINLAVADLLIGLIPLPIFFSGFYYGFIVKLGIPRLLALLHTPLDSWLGLVSIFNLVLISIERLLAMVFPLRNRRISGRVYRYIISVSWLLPGIIVGLHSWVMFHGYRFTSLNISIELAEFTVLLHYLNSVINPIFYVGRISEFKRSLIKLLCKRCRNDDVRDLYISTNKTSQQVNSRL; encoded by the exons ATGGCCCCACTTTGGCTCAGTGCCTTCGCTCTTCTCGATGTCCTTATCGTCATTGGCAACATGTTGACCATCCTCACATTTATCCACAGTCCCCACCTCCGCAGGCGCAGCATGTATCTCATAATCAACCTTGCCGTTGCAGATCTTCTGATTGGTCTAATCCCACTGCCAATCTTCTTTTCTGGTTTCTACTATGGGTTTATCGTAAAATTAGGAATTCCACGGCTTCTTGCTTTACTCCATACTCCTCTTGACAGCTGGTTAGGGCTTGTTTCAATATTTAACCTGGTATTGATTTCCATTGAGCGCCTGCTCGCTATGGTTTTTCCGCTGAGGAATCGCAGGATAAGTGGCCGTGTCTATCGCTACATCATATCTGTGAGCTGGCTTTTGCCAGGAATTATCGTAGGGCTACACAGCTGGGTTATGTTCCATGGATATAG ATTTACTTCACTAAACATTTCAATCGAATTAGCAGAATTCACAGTCTTGTTACACTACTTAAATTCGGTTATAAATCCAATATTTTATGTTGGTAGGATTTCTGAATTCAAGAGATCACTCATCAAGTTGCTATGCAAACGATGTCGCAATGATGACGTCAGagatctttatatctcaacaaACAAGACTTCACAGCAAGTCAACTCACGGCTGTAG